The DNA sequence ACAATCAGGGCATTGACCTTTGACTACTCTGACAATCCTACAGATGTAATATATCCTAATTTCAAAGGACAGAGAGGCCACCCTCCACTAATAAGCGCAGAACTTATTCCCGAAATTCTGAACCATGACGGGACAGGTGGATTGCGCCGCGTTCTTGAAAATCATGAATCGTCTGCCCGTGATCTGGATATGCCGGATATTGGAATTCTGCGTGATCTTGATACCCCGCTCGATTATAAGAAAGCTTGTAAAATTTCACGACGCCGTATCCCACTTCCAGAGGAATGTGCCGCCCTCTGGGAAATAGCCGAAACCCCTGCACAGACCCGTGAGCATTGTATCACAGTGGCAAATGCAGCCTGTCTTATGGCTGAAGCACTTAACGACGCTAGAAAATTGAAAAAGCCACTTGACTTAAGCATAGTTCATAGTGCGGCGCTTATGCATGACGTGGCAAAGCTGAGGCGCAATCATGAGGCTGCAGGAGCTGCTATCCTCGCAGGATATGGATTTTCAGGAATTGCCGACATTGTCGCGTCACATCGTGATACAGATATCAAGCCAGAATCACCGCTTACAGAACAGGAAATTGTTTTTCTTGCTGATAAAATGTTTCAAGGAACTGAACTGGTCAGCTTAAGCCAACGCTACGGTAAAACTCTTCAAAAATGGAGTAATGATCCTGAGGCTGTAAAAGCTATCAGCGGACGCCTGCGAAGAGCCGAAGCACTGCTTAAACGCTATGAAGATGAGGCAGGTGTAAAAATGCCTGACTATCTGCTGACCCATATGCACAAGGGGCGAGCATGATTGTATTGGTCCGTCACGGTGAGACTGAAAATGCAAAAGGAAAAGCTATAGGCCATACAGATCTTCAGCTTTCCAGTACTGGAAATATTCAAGCTCAAATGCTCGCCGAATCTTTGAAAGGGGTTAAATTCAAAACATTTCTAACCAGTCCGCTGACAAGAACCATGCAGACTGCTGCTTACATAGAAAAGTCTTGTAGAATAACTCCCACGCCCCGAGCTGAGTTGATGGAAATTAATCTTGGGAAGTGGGATGGCCTTAGTTACCATAAAATAAAAGAAAAATTCCCTGATGAATATGCTAAACGAGGCCAGGACTTTGCTGGATACCGCCCACCTGATGGTGAGAATTTTATGGACCTTAAAAAGCGTATAAAATCATTTCTGGATGAATTTTCAAAAAAGCAACAGCCAGCTCTCATAATTACCCATGCAGGAGTTATCAGGATATTTATGCATCTTGTCCTTGGATTTCCTCTGGAAAACATATTCTGCATAAAACCTTCTCACTGTCATGTAACGATCATGACTGATTCACCATCTGGGTATATTTTGAAGGCATTTAACCTTCCTTATGGCCCGGACCTCTCATTAGCTTTTAGAGAAGCAATGCCGTAACCGGACTATATTTTGTAATCTTGACTTCTTTGTTTATGAGGCTAATAATATATATTAAGTTCAATAATTATAATTTTTTAGACATAATAAGGTTATAGTTGATAAGATATGCAGATTACTAAATTCGCCATACCGGAAGTAATATTTGGCAACGGCAGTATAAAGTTTCTAGCCTCATGTGCCCGAAGACTGGGAGCCAAAAGAGTTCTACTGGTCAGTGACAAAGGCCTTGAAGAATCCGGTTGGGTAAAAAAAATTCAGGATATTCTAAAAAATGATAATCTAGAATGTATATATTTTAATGAGCTGACCGCAAACCCTCGCGACTGCCAGATTCAACAAGGCGCAAAGCTGTATAGAGAGAACAAAGCCGATGTAATAATCGGTCTTGGTGGCGGAAGCCCAATTGATGCATCAAAAGGAATTGCCACCATTGTCAGTAATGGAGGTAATATTCATGATTACGAGGGAGCCAACCGAATCAGTCATCCCCTGCCTCCCATGATTTTTATTCCTACGACCGCAGGAAGCGGATCGGATGTATCTCAGTATGCCATTATCACAGACAATGAACGCCATGTTAAAATGTCCATTATCAGCCGCTCATTGGTTCCTAATATTTCCATTATTGATCCGGACCTGCTGGTGACCAAATCCAGAGGATTGATTCTGGCTTCTGCTGTGGACGCACTAGCCCATGCCATTGAATCGTATGTGTCCAGACTGGCTTCGCCGTTTACCGAATCACAGGCACTGACGGCTATAGGTCTCATTGCAGGAAACATTAAGCCTGCAGCAAATTCAAAAGACAGAGAAGCCCTCAAAAATCTTGCCATTGCAAGTACTGCTGCAGGTATGTCTTTCAGCAATGCAGGCCTTGGTGTCGGGCACGCTCTGGCCCATTCTCTCGGAGGCCGCTATGACGTCACCCATGGTTTAACTCTTCCAATATTACTACCATCCGTAGTTCGTTTTAATCAGCGCAGCTGTGAAAGAAAAATGGCAATTATTGCCAATACAATAAATGACAGCTGTCCTGCTCCGTTAAGTGCCAAGAAAAAGCCTCTAAGCGTGACGCTGTATAATATGTTTGAAGAATTAGAAATTCCTATGAAACTTAGAGAGATTGTTCCCGACAATAAGCATATGGAAGAAATATGCCGCATTGCCGTCAAGGATGCTTGCTCTGTTCCAAATCCTAAAGAAGCAACATGGCAGGATCTTTTAGAAATTTGTAATGAGGCATGGTAATGACTGACGAAACAAAGCTTCATGATTTAATAGGTATTGAACATCACAAACTGAACTTTTTTCAAGAGTTACAGCAAAATATTAAAGAGCTGAAAGAGATCAATCGTGAGTCAGAAGACCAACGATATGAAATCACCGCAATTCTGGACGGTATCACCGATGTAATGATGGTTCTGTCTGAAAACATGGAGATAATTTCAGTTAACCGGGTTTTTGAGCAGTTGTTTCCGGGAGTTAATCCTATCGGCAAGAAATGCTACTCTCTCTTCAGGGATACAGGAGAACCATGCCAGGAGTGTCCCGCATTCAAGTCTCTTTCTACTAACTCCGTATGCCGCAATACAGCTATTTTTCGCATCGGAGAAAAAAACATGCAATTTGACATGGTAGCCTCTCCTCTTAAAAATCATGAAATGCCCGGGAATCAAATTCTGATTTTTAAAAGAGATGTAACGATGGAAAAAGAGTATCAAGCCAAATTTTATCAGGCTGAAAAAATGGCTACCATAGGTGTGCTTGCAGCCGGTGTGGCCCATGAAATAAATAATCCCATGGCAGCTGTTGCAGGTTTTGCCGAAGGCATCCAGCGCAGGCTGACACGTCTTGAGCAATCCATCCCTGAAGACCTTGCTGAAGACCTGTATGATTACACCAATACAATTTTAAAAGAATGCCTGCGCTGTCAGGATATAGTCAAAACACTCCTCTCTTTCAGCAGACCTGTGGCCTCTGAATTCATTCCGGTAAATATGAATCAGGTAGCGGAAGATACAATTCGCCTTCTGGACCATCAATTCAGAAGATATCAGTCAGTCAAACTGAGCATGAATCTGGCTTCACCAATTGAACATATTTACGGTAATGAAGCCCAGCTTAAGCAGGTTATTCTGAACCTGCTGACCAATGCAATTGATGCCGTAGAAGAAAACGGTGAAATAACAGTTGAAACTTTTATTGAAAATAATCATGTAGGACTGAGAGTCTGTGACACAGGGTGCGGAATTGATCCCCAAAACAAGGACATGCTCTTCGAACCTTTTTATACAACCAAACAAGTAGGCAAAGGAATCGGAATTGGCCTTTCCACTTGTTTTAACATTGTCAGAGAACATAACGGTGAAATAGTTGTTGAAAGTGAAGTAGGAATAGGTTCCTGTTTTACTGTACTTTTCCCCATTCAGTGAGAAGAATATGCCAGAATCATACAAAGTCCTTGTGGTTGATGATGAAGAGTCCATTTTAAAGCTGCTCAGCAAAGAACTTGCAAGCTCTGAACGAGTTATACACACAGCGAACTGCGCCCAGAGAGCCCGCGAATTGGTGCGTAAAGAGCGTTACGAAGTAATTGTCTCCGATATCAGACTTCCAGACGGTGACGGACTGGAACTACTCACAGAGTTTAAAGACATGGAACCCGATGTCGAAGTTATTCTCATCACAGGACACGGTAATATTGATAACGCTGTTGAAGCCATACGCATCGGTGCTTATGATTACATCACCAAACCATTTAGGCTGGACCGTGTAGAACTTGTGGTCGATCGCGCATGGCAGCGAGTCTGTCTTACCCGTGAAAACCGCAGTTATAAACATTCACAACAATCAGAAACAGCCAGTTCACAGCTTATTGGCAGCTCGGCTCCTATCAAACAAATCCGCCATCTGATTAATAAAGTAGCTCCAACAAATGTCCCGGTACTCATCACAGGAGAATCCGGAGCAGGTAAGGATGTAGTAGCTCATTCGGTCCATTGTGCCAGTCTGCGGTCAGGCAAACCCATGATCGTAAAAAACTGCGCCACTCTTCAGAAAGAACTTTCCCGTAGTGAACTATTTGGGCACACCAAAGGCTCATTTACCGGTGCAATGGAAAACTGTGACGGACTTATGACCTTTGCTCATACCGGAACATTATTCCTTGATGAAATCGGAGAGCTTCCTATGGAAGTACAGGCTTCTTTGTTGCGAGTACTCGAGGCACATACTTTTCGTCGAGTTGGTGAAAAAGATGAACGCACTGTTGATATCCGCTTTCTGTTTGCCACAAATCGGAACCTTGCTCAGGAAGTAGAGGAAGGAAGATTTCACGAGGCACTTTTTCATCGAATTAATGTGTTCAACATAAGCCTGCCGGAGCTTAAAGATCGCCGCGAAGACGTCCCTCTGCTTATTGATTTTTTTCTGAATAAATTGGGTCAGCAAATGGGGCAAGGCAAATACACAGTCAGTGAACGGGCAATGCAATGCATGCTCTCCTACCACTGGCCAGGTAACGTGCGTGAACTGCGTAACGTACTTGAGCGCAGTATTATTTTATCTGACAACTTCGTTATAACCTGCAACTGTCTTCCCAGAGAAATTGCTGACCAACCTGAGCGTGAAGGCGAAACAGGAATACTATCTCTTGAAAGAATGGAACGGGAACATATAATTAAAGCTCTCGACTTCTTTAACGGCAATCGCCAGAAAGCTGCACTAGCCCTTGGTATCGGCCGTAAGACGCTCTATCGTAAAATAGATAAGTATACTTTGTAACAGCGTATATCCTTGAAGTGGAGATAGCAGAGCATATTTCCAAAAGCACTATATAAAAGCTTAACAAAATAAAGTTTTTATCACTTCTGAAGAGATTTATGCTATAAAAATAACCTTCAGTGACAATTCTCTAAACTTCTAGTGGTCACTCAAGGTTACCTATGTGTTTTGGCTATTAGGTTCGATTCAGTCAGATGTATTTTCCATCCTTGCATTCCATAAAAATCTATTTAAACTTCTGTTTTCCACAAAACTTCCGCATACCTTTCCACCAGTTTTTTAGAACAAAGCATTTCTCTTCAATTTCATTTGGTCTTACTAAATTAATGTAAAATACTCTTTATCTCTCGCACTAAAGATGATATTCTTTAAAATTTTTATAAAAAGTAATGCATTTTTGAAATAAATTCAGACTTGAGCATGCAATATCATCTAACAGACATCAAATATCATTTTATATGTTCAGAGAAGCATAAGTTATATATGACACACTACCCTTCTTCGCTGGTTCAAAACGACACACAGCTCTACTATACCTTACTACACAAGGCATTAGCCTAATATGTTCAATTTTTCACATAAAAAAAAGGCATATAGAGGATAAAATCAATTAGCACTGTGATTCAGTCTGAATCTATCCATTTTGCATAAACAGTTAGAATAAAAGGTTTTATTTTTTGGCACAGGACTTGCCTAAGAGAAACTGTTAATAAGTACAAGACTAGGCCCAACCTTCTAAAAACCTATTACGCTCAAGGATGGTCTCAAATGGCAGTACGTGAAGAAGTTTATGGATTTTTTATTCCCAGTGTTACCCTTATCGGTATTGGCGCACACAAAGAAATCCCTGCACGCATCCGTGCCCTCGGTGGTAAAAAACCTCTGCTTGTAACAGATAAAGGTATTACCGCAACAGGCATCACCAAACAGGTTGTTGATATCCTTAAAGCTGATGGCATGGAATGTGTTGTTTATGATGACACCATCCCTAACCCAACTGACAAGAACGTTGCTGACGGCGTAGAAGCTTACAAAAAGAATGGTTGTGACTCCCTTATCACTCTTGGTGGCGGTAGCTCCCATGACTGCGGTAAGGGTGTAGGTCTTGTTGTTGCAAATGGCGGCACCATCCACGATTTCGAAGGCGTAGATAAATCTACCAAACCAATGCCTCCTTACATTGCTGTAAACACCACTGCAGGAACAGCTTCTGAAATGACTCGTTTCTGTATTATCACTGACACATCACGCAAAGTTAAAATGGCAATCGTTGACTGGCGTGTAACTCCCGGCATCGCACTTGATGACCCATTACTGATGATGGGCATGCCACCAGCACTGACAGCAGCTACCGGTATGGATGCATTGACTCACTCCGTTGAAGCATGGGTATCCACTATTGCTACTCCTATTACTGACGCTTGTGCTGAAAAATCTATCCGCCTGATCAACACATTCCTGCGCCGTGCAGTTGCTAACGGACAGGATATCGAAGCTCGCGAAGGTATGTGTTACGCACAGTACCTAGGTGGTATGGCATTCAACAACGCTTCTCTTGGTCATGTACATGCTATGGCTCACCAGCTTGGTGGCTTCTATGACCTGCCTCATGGCGAATGTAATGCTATCCTCCTCCCCTATGTTGAACAGCATAACCTGATTTCCAACGTTGATCGCTTTGCAACCATGGCTGAATGGCTCGGCGTTAACACTGATGGCATGTCTCCCCGTGTTGCTGCTGATGCTGCTCTTGATGCCATCCGTCAGCTTTCTGCTGATGTTGGTATTCCTGCAGGTCTTATCGCTCTCGGCAAAAAATACGGCAAAGAAGTATCTGAAAAAGATATCCCGACAATGACAGCAAACGCTCAGAAAGATGCTTGCGGTCTGACTAACCCACGCTGCATGACTGATGAAGCTGTAGCAGCTATCTACAAAGCAGCTATGTAATTAAACCGTTCCATCCGGTTCCGAGATCTGCAACCCGGAACCGGATTTACAAAATACTTAATGCCACGGGGCAACGGGCATCTTTGCATAACAGAGGTCATGTACTGGTAGAGGCTGATTCCGTTTTTCCGTTACAGTCCGGATGCAGGCGCGCAGGTGGAGCTGCAAACTTCATTATCTGGATTGGCACTGTATTTCCGAGGGAGGGGCTTTCCCTCCCTCAGCCTATTAAGCAATAAATAAACTGTATCTGCTCCAATTTTAAAATAAGCTGATAAAAATTTCCCAAAGGGCCGGTTGCTAAAAAACGCAGGCTGTAAAAAAGCCTCGGACCTAACCCCACCTTGCTTCAAAGACTAAGGCTCCTTAACCATTTAGGCCTTACTACCCCAGCACTTTGACTCGAGAAAGCAATCGGCCCTTTAAAAAAATCACTTTCTTCTGTATCCCCCATTTTTATATCTTCTGTATCTGTACACAATTCTTCGCTATAATTAGTAGTGTTGTTTACAACCTTCTATATTTCTATCTATATGCAAAGCCAATTCAAACAGATAAGGATACAGCATGTTCATACTTGAAAAACCATACGTCTCCGACCTTCTCAGAACAACGATCACTGAGACAAAAGCACATGTGCTCAGCAATAAAATGGCTCAGGCTTCTTTTACAAACAATGAACTGAAACTTTGTATAGAAAAGGATTTTGTTAAATTATACAACGAAAACCAGGATCGCCCTATTTACTCGAACTCCGAAAATTCAATAGACTGGATTGACCATAATCTTAGCTGTGGAGCTCTTCCTAAAAAAATAAGACTATTCAAAGACAAAGCTGCCTTTCGGGACCTTGTGCGAGATATGTACCCTGATTTTTTTTATCGCACAGTTAAATTTGATGAACTTGACAGCATTAATCCAGACCAACTTGCAATTCCATGTGTTATCAAACCATGTGTCGGCTTTTTCAGCCTTGGTGTACATATGGTTGAATCAGTAAAAGGGTGGCATAAAGCTGTTAATGCGATCAAAGAAGAAGTTGACCACATTAAAAACATGTATCCGGCAAAAGTATTGGAACTGGACAACTTTATTATTGAACAATGTATTGAAGGGGAAGAGTTTGCTGTTGATGCATACTTCAATGCGGAAGGAATTCCCGTAATAATAAATATTTTCGGACACCTGTTTGCTTCAAACGAGGATGTTAGTGATCGTTGCTACATCACTTCCCCTGAAATAATTAAAAAACATCATGATAACTTTAAGGATCTGCTCAAAGAAATAGGTAAACGGGCAAAGCTCAAGAATTTCCCAATCCATATTGAGGTGCGCACCGACGGACTGAACAACCTAGGAGTAATTGAGGTAAATCCCATGCGTTTTGCTGGATGGTGTGTGACTGACCTTGCATACTATGCATATGGTATTAATCCATACAAATACTTCATGGAAGGAAAAGTTCCGGACTGGGACGAAATTTCAGAATGCTGCAAAGGAAAAGTATATGCTATGGTAATTGGGGACATTGATGCATCGGTCGATTGCAATAAAATTAAATCTATTGATTACGATTCATTTAAGGCTAATTTCAGCAATCCTCTGGAGTTACGCAGAATAGATTACAAAGAATACCCAGTTTTTGCATTTATATTCGCCGAATTAGATAAAGAAAATATTAATGATCTTCAAAAAATACTTCACGCTGATTTTACGCAATATTTAAAATTTTAGCTTTAGTATCTAACAAATATATTTAAAAATAAGCACTAAACTTTCGCCTTTGACAACATCAGGCATTTACGGCAGTTTTAAGTAGTCTTAAAAACAATCCTTCAAGGAGAAAAAATGAGCTCAACAGTAGATGATTTAACAATACATTATGAAGAAGACGGTGAAATAATAGTTAAAGAACTGGATAAAGAAGTTCTCACCAAAGGAGCATGGACTACAATAATGTTCCGGTATAAACAGCTTGATAAAAAAACTAGTGAATATGGCAAAGATATGTACACAATCCGCCGTTTTCGTAAAATGAATGGGGAATATCGCCCGCAGTCCAAGTTCAATATTTCCAGTCCTGATCAGGCCCGCAAAATAATCGGAGCGCTGGAAGGGTGGCTTAAGGACGTCGAGGAATAAATATACTGCTATATTTTTTCATATACCCTAAAATATGATTACAAAAAACTCCGCCCCAATTTCAGGACGGAGTTTTTTTATTAATGGATTTTGATATTTTCTTCTCTGAAAAAATCAGGATAATATTTAAATACAACATGATAATATTTTTTAACAAGCCGCCCGTATTCACCGCTCTGCTTTAATTTATCAAAAAAAAGATTAAACTCATTACGAAGCTTCGGTGAATCATGACTGAAGGCTGCTGCCATTTCCTGTTCCCTTGAAATAGGACCCAGTACCTTCAATTTTTCAGGATATTTCTCAAGAGCAACCATCATATCAGGGACATCAAGAAGAGTAACATCAACGACTCCCTTAAGAACTGCAAAAACCATATCATTGAGAAGGCCTGGAAAATCCATAACCTGTCCTACAGACTGATCAATGCCATACAATGAGGGAGTAAGGCAGGTACTTTCCTTACCTAATATTTTTCGTCCCTTAATCACTCTTTTTATGGCGGCGAGGTCTTTCGCAATATTCCCCGATGCATTAACTGGATTTGCGGGATAATCATATCTTGCCAATCCCCAAACCTGTGTCGGAAAGGTAGGATTAGAAAAATCAACCAGCTGTTTACGCCATTTAAGCATAGTTAAACCGCAAGCGATAACATCACCACGCACTTCAGTGTGTCCTACAACTTTCACGACACCATCTTCTGCCCGAACCAGCTCGCCGGTCAAATCTCCAAAAACTCTCATCCAGTTAGAGAGTACTAACTTATATTTTACGCCAAGGTGTTTGGCAAAACGCTGCATTACTTCAACGTCCAACCCCTGCCCTTTTTCAATGACAAAATTAGCATAAGGGATACCAATATGACGTAAAACTCCTGTTTTTCTAACCTGCTCCAAACTTGTGGCAAATGCTGGTATAACCCTAAAAGCAAAAGTGAATAAAAATATAAAAAAAATAACTCGACCTAAAATTCTATTCAAAACAACCCCATCAATATGAATAAATATCCCCATAAAAATCATCAAAGAAAAAACATTTTTAAAGATTCTCGTATAACAACTTCTAAGCTGATAGGATTATAAAGACACTCCATTTAAAATGGAGCCCCAGGTTAATTGATGGTATAAGTTCTTCCTGGTTCAACTTTCTGAACGGTTGAATTTGAAACAGTAAACCACATAAATTCACTAAAATATGACCCAGCTTCATTGCGTTCACTGTAAGAACATCCGACCAGCCAGCCGGCATCTGTATAATAACAATCTGTAGCACTCTCCATCTGCAAGGCCTCTGGGTGCATTGAATTCTCTTTTAAATACTTCTCTACTTCCACGTATGATTTACCATCTGAGGTTCGTTCCGGCTTAGCTCCGAACTTCTCTAACTCTTTCATAAAAGCATCATATTTAGCTTTGTATAGGTCATATTTGCTCTGATAAAGCTCTTCGGAAGGATTAAGTTGCTTCAACTCCTCATACACTTCCATATTCGCTTTATAATCTTTTACAGGAAGAGTCTGGACTTTAGCATATAGTTTTCTTTCCAGTCTTTTGCGTAGCTTTTTATCGTAGTCTTTAAGCTCTTTTGAATATTTTCTATTTTGCGGTTTAAGCGCAGCAAGTTCTGCATAATATTTAGCAAGCTCAGAATAATTCCATTTAGAAGTACGTTCAATCCTGCTTAGGAGATCTTTTTCCGTTGCAAGACGAATCATTTCTTTAAGCTCATCATTCATAAGCTCTCTATTTTTGTCAGCAACAGCAAGGGCTGTTTCAGCATTACCTGTTTCAATCAGTCTTTTCATACTTTGAATTACTTTTGTGCGATTTTCATCCTGCAGCGCTTTAAGTTCCTGTTCTTGCTTAATTCGGTTCTGTTCAACAATACGTGCCTTTTCTTCAGCGATCGAATTTTGAACACTTATCACCCCATAAGCGGCAAAACATAGAAAACAAGCTCCAGCAACTGAAGCCAACAAGACTTTTCTGCTTTTAATAAATTCTTTAATTGTCGTAATATTCATGGGGGAGAAGATACGGTCAGTAGATACACCAGTCAACAGCAAGAGCGGCTTTAGTACTCTTTTTATGCAAATTAGTATTTCATAATTCAGAGGAGTCCTCAACATTTCTGTATAACAGCTTTTTTCAAAAAAAATCTAAGACTTCACTCTCAAATTTACTATTCAACTTTATTTTTTTTTGTTACTGAAATTAATCCAGTTCAATAAGCACTAAACAGAGGAGTACTGATATGAGTTTTTTCTGGTTCTTTTTAGGTCTTGCAATGACTATGGCTGCTATCGCTTTCATCAAAGCCGCAAGCAATGAAGATTAGCCATTAATCCCACGGGGAAACCCGTAAATTTTTCTGTAAAAGCCCGCTCGCAAGCGGGCTTTTACTTTTGTTGTAATTAACACTTCTTATCCTTTCATCTTTCAGGTATTTATATATCAGATTAAAGTAACTCATAATCATTATTCTGAATTACAATGGATAAACTGTGAGCAGAAAAAAAGTACTAGAACATCTTAAAACGAATAAAGACCTCTGGATCAGAGTTCCAAGTGTCATCAAAAATGAGTCCGGAAATTCTGAGTTTGAGATGCTGCTGGCCACGTCTGAATTAAAAGATGCCGGCGTAAACTCTCTTCTACACCGTGAAACCCGCACAGGAGGCTTTGAATACGCCTCTCGAGCTTTCATTCATGCCCACTTAAAACCCGGCGATCTGTTTATCGATATAGGAGCGCACTTCGGACTATATTCCATGACTGCTGCAATGAAATTTCCCGGAGAAGTGAAAGTTCTTGCAGTTGAACCACACCCCGCAAATATTAAAAGACTACAACTCTGGGCTGAATTCAATGAATGCTCAAAACAAATAACCATAGCTGAATGTGCTGCTTCAGATCATAGTGGATTCAGTCTTTTAAATCAGAACTCATCAATGGGGCATAGTCTGGTCTCCCTGAACACTAATCAAGCATACGAGACATTGAACGTAGCGCTCCACCCCATAGATAAAATTGTTGCAGACGCAAAAGACCTTTGCACAGAACAAAGGATTATCCTTAAAATTGACACAGAAGGACATGAACTCCCCACGCTGAAAGGTGCACTCAGACTCCTCAAATCAGGCCGCGTAGCGGCTATCATTTGGGAAAAAGGGCATTTCCATACTACCCCCGAAGGAATTAAAGAATTTAAAGAAATTTTATCTCTGCTGCGGGACCTGTGTTATGACTCCTACCGTTTCCCTCATGAAGATATGGGAGGCCCTTTAGTGCCTTATGCATCAAGTCATGAGCAATGCAACATCATCAGCATTAACGAAACTATCACTCCACTTCCAGTCTATAAACAACCATGGACGGCTCATACAGTCCTCCCCTCTTCTATGCGGCCCAATGTTTCAGCTGATTTTATGCGCGGATATACAGAACTGCTCATAGACAAAAAAACAACTGATTGCGGACGCTGGTCCCGTTGGGAATCACTTTGCGGTGATATTGATCAGCGTGCAGGGCTTGCTGGAGCACTTATCGCAGAGAAATCATCAGTTCTTGATGTTGGTGCAGGCCTTATGATGCTACGTGACTATATACCGGAGAGTTGTTCATACACACCGCTGGACATTGTCGCCCGCAACCGCAAATGTATTGTGGCGGACCTCAACCAGAAACAATATCCGGATCAAAAATTTGATGTAATAGCAGCTCTTTTTGTTTTTGAATTTTTACACGATGTTACTTCTTTTTTGGAATGGGCAGCAAATAATGCTGAAAAGCTTATCTTTACTTATCACCAGATGAAGCCCAATTCCAAAAGGACACAACGCCGTGCCGCAGGTTTTTTTAATGACTACCATATCTCTGAAATAGAAAAAATCATTCAAAAAACAGGCTGGAAAATCAAGACTACTATTGCTATACATTCAAATCAGACCTGCTTTGAATGTATTAAATAAGGATTCAATATGAAAATATACTCATG is a window from the Maridesulfovibrio zosterae DSM 11974 genome containing:
- a CDS encoding iron-containing alcohol dehydrogenase; its protein translation is MAVREEVYGFFIPSVTLIGIGAHKEIPARIRALGGKKPLLVTDKGITATGITKQVVDILKADGMECVVYDDTIPNPTDKNVADGVEAYKKNGCDSLITLGGGSSHDCGKGVGLVVANGGTIHDFEGVDKSTKPMPPYIAVNTTAGTASEMTRFCIITDTSRKVKMAIVDWRVTPGIALDDPLLMMGMPPALTAATGMDALTHSVEAWVSTIATPITDACAEKSIRLINTFLRRAVANGQDIEAREGMCYAQYLGGMAFNNASLGHVHAMAHQLGGFYDLPHGECNAILLPYVEQHNLISNVDRFATMAEWLGVNTDGMSPRVAADAALDAIRQLSADVGIPAGLIALGKKYGKEVSEKDIPTMTANAQKDACGLTNPRCMTDEAVAAIYKAAM
- a CDS encoding DVU_1551 family NTP transferase, with protein sequence MNFYGIILAAGYSSRMGELKALLPLNGNTVLSRCIRLLVDGGISDIFVITGHEAEKIGSEVKALGMRAVFNPNFDKGMYSSVKAGVMALPSNASAFMVLPVDIPLVRSSTIRALTFDYSDNPTDVIYPNFKGQRGHPPLISAELIPEILNHDGTGGLRRVLENHESSARDLDMPDIGILRDLDTPLDYKKACKISRRRIPLPEECAALWEIAETPAQTREHCITVANAACLMAEALNDARKLKKPLDLSIVHSAALMHDVAKLRRNHEAAGAAILAGYGFSGIADIVASHRDTDIKPESPLTEQEIVFLADKMFQGTELVSLSQRYGKTLQKWSNDPEAVKAISGRLRRAEALLKRYEDEAGVKMPDYLLTHMHKGRA
- a CDS encoding iron-containing alcohol dehydrogenase, which translates into the protein MQITKFAIPEVIFGNGSIKFLASCARRLGAKRVLLVSDKGLEESGWVKKIQDILKNDNLECIYFNELTANPRDCQIQQGAKLYRENKADVIIGLGGGSPIDASKGIATIVSNGGNIHDYEGANRISHPLPPMIFIPTTAGSGSDVSQYAIITDNERHVKMSIISRSLVPNISIIDPDLLVTKSRGLILASAVDALAHAIESYVSRLASPFTESQALTAIGLIAGNIKPAANSKDREALKNLAIASTAAGMSFSNAGLGVGHALAHSLGGRYDVTHGLTLPILLPSVVRFNQRSCERKMAIIANTINDSCPAPLSAKKKPLSVTLYNMFEELEIPMKLREIVPDNKHMEEICRIAVKDACSVPNPKEATWQDLLEICNEAW
- a CDS encoding sigma-54-dependent transcriptional regulator; this encodes MPESYKVLVVDDEESILKLLSKELASSERVIHTANCAQRARELVRKERYEVIVSDIRLPDGDGLELLTEFKDMEPDVEVILITGHGNIDNAVEAIRIGAYDYITKPFRLDRVELVVDRAWQRVCLTRENRSYKHSQQSETASSQLIGSSAPIKQIRHLINKVAPTNVPVLITGESGAGKDVVAHSVHCASLRSGKPMIVKNCATLQKELSRSELFGHTKGSFTGAMENCDGLMTFAHTGTLFLDEIGELPMEVQASLLRVLEAHTFRRVGEKDERTVDIRFLFATNRNLAQEVEEGRFHEALFHRINVFNISLPELKDRREDVPLLIDFFLNKLGQQMGQGKYTVSERAMQCMLSYHWPGNVRELRNVLERSIILSDNFVITCNCLPREIADQPEREGETGILSLERMEREHIIKALDFFNGNRQKAALALGIGRKTLYRKIDKYTL
- a CDS encoding two-component system sensor histidine kinase NtrB; translated protein: MTDETKLHDLIGIEHHKLNFFQELQQNIKELKEINRESEDQRYEITAILDGITDVMMVLSENMEIISVNRVFEQLFPGVNPIGKKCYSLFRDTGEPCQECPAFKSLSTNSVCRNTAIFRIGEKNMQFDMVASPLKNHEMPGNQILIFKRDVTMEKEYQAKFYQAEKMATIGVLAAGVAHEINNPMAAVAGFAEGIQRRLTRLEQSIPEDLAEDLYDYTNTILKECLRCQDIVKTLLSFSRPVASEFIPVNMNQVAEDTIRLLDHQFRRYQSVKLSMNLASPIEHIYGNEAQLKQVILNLLTNAIDAVEENGEITVETFIENNHVGLRVCDTGCGIDPQNKDMLFEPFYTTKQVGKGIGIGLSTCFNIVREHNGEIVVESEVGIGSCFTVLFPIQ
- a CDS encoding histidine phosphatase family protein, with translation MIVLVRHGETENAKGKAIGHTDLQLSSTGNIQAQMLAESLKGVKFKTFLTSPLTRTMQTAAYIEKSCRITPTPRAELMEINLGKWDGLSYHKIKEKFPDEYAKRGQDFAGYRPPDGENFMDLKKRIKSFLDEFSKKQQPALIITHAGVIRIFMHLVLGFPLENIFCIKPSHCHVTIMTDSPSGYILKAFNLPYGPDLSLAFREAMP